A genomic stretch from Methylorubrum extorquens includes:
- a CDS encoding protein of unknown function (Evidence 5 : Unknown function): protein MRRSPSGSPCAAAKALSAPRRFSPSRPSMAPGEKRARSSSTCTFTSRGSGFFSASFFASASFLASASFLDFFPGLDALSGLVSSGDSRNAAFSMASRVKSGAPDSAACAAADHTLSAASAPRIHARSIARSRSSTHDEEEALAKRYRSRGEWRFVKRPVPESRLLAEAVPGITLAHVEMQVVAVRGVAARPQHRAEEGAGARARRGQESRLRRAVRRRRHLEARALGEAVGHHVDGVGEAVLAEFGVGVVVLPAADIGAAEREALQALAELLLRRDLNLRRPAGQRLRSPAVQGSRRLQRDAVGKRGDGERMRRAALAVAERRRRLEARAEPLQPAQAGGIVGRRDLEGERRLARQLRRPSGWQRCLRQGGGRVLGVVRVLRFLRRLVRLGHGALVGAGGQFRRTLGRQRRHLRGGRHEVVRARRRLRRRQRHRGGRRLGRIGPCRVRKGEPGSEEAREKGSEGGRLHAVCVPLARPRTVAPLIRRAAVPGKDAADTAGENVKEPGAGSCRFARLGPQTYARRFTVRRAPKVLPMTADTARDLPEGTEPGRGGVQANPFDVSDWATPFGLPDFEAIRLEHYVPAFAHALKGHEAEIAAIAGNEAAPSFANTVAAMERAGAALDRVANVFFNLTGSITSPELQAIERAVAPQLARHSSAITLNPELWARLSAIDADAEELGAEERRVLDRYRSRFRRAGAGLAPEAKTRIAEIAVRLAELGTQFSQNVLADERDFVLPLNGEADLAGLPPFLRDAAAEAAKERGRRAEPRHHPLALADRALPRLLHPPRSAGAGLRGLDPPRREWRRDRQPRHHRRDRAPARRASPAARLRQLRPSQARRHHGGLPRRGDGAAAQRLEAGAPARGNGTRRAPGPGSGGGGTTSLSKRMTGGTTQKSCGGPSTTSTSPRSSRTCRWKA, encoded by the coding sequence GTGAGGCGGTCGCCCTCGGGCAGCCCTTGCGCCGCGGCGAAGGCTTTGAGCGCGCCGCGCAGATTCTCGCCGTCGCGCCCATCGATGGCGCCGGGGGAGAAGCGGGCCCGATCGAGCAGCACCTGCACCTTCACCAGCAGAGGGTCGGGCTTCTTCTCCGCGTCCTTCTTCGCTTCGGCTTCTTTCCTCGCCTCAGCTTCCTTTTTGGATTTCTTCCCCGGCTTGGACGCCTTGTCGGGCTTGGTCTCTTCCGGCGACTCTCGGAACGCCGCGTTCTCGATGGCCTCGCGGGTCAAGTCGGGCGCCCCGGACTCGGCGGCCTGCGCGGCTGCCGACCATACACTGAGCGCCGCCAGCGCTCCTCGCATCCACGCCCGTTCCATAGCCCGCTCGCGCTCCTCGACTCACGACGAAGAGGAAGCTTTGGCCAAGCGCTACCGTTCCCGCGGCGAATGGCGCTTCGTCAAGCGTCCGGTCCCGGAAAGCCGCCTACTGGCAGAGGCGGTGCCCGGCATTACGCTCGCGCATGTCGAGATGCAGGTGGTTGCCGTGCGCGGCGTCGCTGCCCGGCCCCAGCACCGTGCGGAAGAAGGTGCAGGCGCCCGTGCGCGCCGAGGCCAGGAAAGCCGCCTCCGGCGTGCCGTCCGGCGCCGCCGTCACCTTGAGGCTCGCGCGCTTGGTGAAGCCGTAGGCCATCACGTCGACGGCGTTGGCGAAGCTGTGCTCGCTGAGTTTGGCGTCGGTGTCGTGGTTCTGCCCGCGGCAGACATAGGTGCCGCCGAGCGCGAGGCTCTTCAGGCTCTCGCCGAACTCCTTTTGCGCCGCGACCTGAACCTCCGTCGTCCAGCGGGCCAGCGCCTCCGCAGCCCGGCAGTTCAGGGTAGCCGCCGGCTCCAGCGTGACGCCGTCGGCAAGCGCGGTGACGGTGAGAGGATGCGGCGCGCTGCATTGGCCGTTGCCGAGCGGCGACGCCGCCTCGAAGCGCGCGCCGAGCCGCTCCAGCCGGCGCAGGCAGGCGGTATCGTCGGGCGCCGAGACCTTGAGGGCGAGCGCCGACTCGCCCGACAGCTCCGGCGGCCGAGCGGGTGGCAGCGGTGCCTCCGGCAGGGCGGCGGGCGCGTCCTTGGTGTCGTTCGGGTTCTTCGTTTCCTTAGGCGGCTCGTCAGGCTTGGCCACGGCGCCCTTGTCGGGGCCGGTGGCCAGTTCCGACGGACGCTCGGGCGGCAGCGGCGTCACCTGCGGGGCGGGCGGCACGAGGTCGTCCGGGCGCGCCGGCGGCTGAGGCGGCGGCAGCGGCACCGTGGCGGGCGGCGGCTTGGCCGGATCGGACCATGCCGGGTCCGGAAGGGCGAGCCCGGCAGCGAGGAGGCACGCGAGAAGGGAAGCGAGGGTGGAAGGCTTCATGCCGTGTGTGTCCCGCTCGCCCGGCCGCGCACCGTCGCCCCCCTCATCCGCCGCGCGGCCGTTCCCGGCAAGGACGCGGCGGACACGGCCGGCGAAAACGTGAAAGAACCGGGCGCGGGCAGCTGTCGCTTTGCGCGGCTCGGCCCACAAACCTATGCTCGACGCTTCACTGTCCGACGCGCCCCGAAGGTTTTGCCCATGACCGCCGACACCGCACGCGACCTCCCCGAGGGTACGGAGCCCGGCCGTGGCGGCGTGCAAGCCAACCCGTTCGACGTGTCGGACTGGGCGACGCCGTTCGGTCTGCCGGATTTCGAGGCGATCCGGCTCGAGCATTACGTTCCGGCCTTCGCGCACGCCCTGAAGGGGCACGAAGCCGAGATCGCGGCAATTGCCGGGAACGAGGCGGCGCCGAGCTTCGCCAACACGGTCGCGGCGATGGAGCGCGCGGGCGCCGCGCTCGACCGCGTGGCCAACGTGTTCTTCAACCTGACCGGCAGCATCACCAGCCCCGAGCTTCAGGCGATCGAGCGGGCAGTCGCGCCGCAGCTCGCGCGGCATTCGAGCGCCATCACCCTGAATCCAGAGCTCTGGGCCCGGCTCTCGGCCATCGATGCCGATGCGGAAGAGTTGGGCGCGGAGGAGCGCCGCGTGCTCGACCGCTACCGCAGCCGCTTCCGCCGGGCCGGCGCTGGCCTTGCCCCGGAGGCCAAGACCCGCATCGCCGAGATCGCGGTCCGGCTGGCCGAACTCGGGACTCAGTTCTCTCAAAACGTGCTCGCCGACGAGCGCGACTTCGTCCTGCCGCTGAACGGCGAGGCGGATCTCGCCGGCCTACCGCCCTTCCTGCGTGATGCCGCCGCGGAGGCGGCCAAGGAGCGGGGGCGGCGGGCAGAGCCACGTCATCACCCTCTCGCGCTCGCTGATCGAGCCCTTCCTCGTCTTCTCCACCCGCCGCGATCTGCGGGCGCTGGCCTACGCGGCCTGGACCCGCCGCGGCGAGAATGGCGGCGAGACCGACAACCGCGCCATCATCGCCGAGATCGTGCGCCTGCGCGCCGAGCGAGCCCGGCTGCTCGGCTTCGACAGCTTCGCCCATCTCAAGCTCGACGACACCATGGCGGGCTCCCCCGACGCGGCGATGGAGCTGCTGCGCAACGTCTGGAAGCCGGCGCTCCAGCGCGCGGCAACGGAACGCGAAGGGCTCCAGGCCCTGGTTCGGGCGGAGGGGGCACGACTTCGCTCTCGAAGCGCATGACTGGCGGCACTACTCAGAAAAGCTGCGGCGGGCCGAGCACGACCTCGACGAGTCCGAGATCAAGCCGTACCTGCCGCTGGAAGGCATGA
- the ftfL gene encoding formate-tetrahydrofolate ligase (formyltetrahydrofolate synthetase) (Evidence 2a : Function from experimental evidences in other organisms; PubMedId : 14645277; Product type e : enzyme): MPSDIEIARAATLKPIAQVAEKLGIPDEALHNYGKHIAKIDHDFIASLEGKPEGKLVLVTAISPTPAGEGKTTTTVGLGDALNRIGKRAVMCLREPSLGPCFGMKGGAAGGGKAQVVPMEQINLHFTGDFHAITSAHSLAAALIDNHIYWANELNIDVRRIHWRRVVDMNDRALRAINQSLGGVANGFPREDGFDITVASEVMAVFCLAKNLADLEERLGRIVIAETRDRKPVTLADVKATGAMTVLLKDALQPNLVQTLEGNPALIHGGPFANIAHGCNSVIATRTGLRLADYTVTEAGFGADLGAEKFIDIKCRQTGLKPSAVVIVATIRALKMHGGVNKKDLQAENLAALEKGFANLERHVNNVRSFGLPVVVGVNHFFQDTDAEHARLKELCRDRLQVEAITCKHWAEGGAGAEALAQAVVKLAEGEQKPLTFAYETETKITDKIKAIATKLYGAADIQIESKAATKLAGFEKDGYGKLPVCMAKTQYSFSTDPTLMGAPSGHLVSVRDVRLSAGAGFVVVICGEIMTMPGLPKVPAADSIRLDANGQIDGLF; encoded by the coding sequence ATGCCCTCAGATATCGAGATCGCCCGCGCGGCGACCCTGAAGCCGATCGCCCAGGTCGCCGAAAAGCTCGGCATCCCGGACGAGGCGCTTCACAACTACGGCAAGCACATCGCCAAGATCGACCACGACTTCATCGCCTCGCTCGAGGGTAAGCCCGAGGGCAAGCTGGTGCTCGTCACCGCGATCTCGCCGACGCCTGCGGGCGAGGGCAAGACCACCACCACGGTGGGTCTCGGCGACGCGCTCAACCGCATCGGCAAGCGGGCGGTGATGTGCCTGCGGGAGCCCTCGCTCGGCCCCTGCTTCGGCATGAAGGGCGGCGCGGCCGGCGGCGGCAAGGCGCAGGTCGTGCCGATGGAGCAGATCAACCTGCACTTCACCGGCGATTTCCACGCCATCACCTCGGCGCACTCGCTCGCCGCCGCGCTGATCGACAACCACATCTACTGGGCCAACGAGCTTAACATCGACGTGCGCCGCATCCACTGGCGCCGCGTGGTCGACATGAACGACCGGGCGCTGCGCGCGATCAACCAGTCGCTCGGCGGCGTCGCCAACGGCTTTCCGCGCGAGGACGGGTTCGACATCACCGTCGCCTCCGAGGTGATGGCGGTGTTCTGCCTCGCCAAGAATCTGGCCGACCTCGAAGAGCGGCTCGGCCGCATCGTCATCGCCGAGACCCGCGACCGCAAGCCGGTGACGCTGGCCGACGTGAAGGCGACCGGCGCCATGACCGTTCTCCTGAAGGACGCGCTTCAGCCGAACCTCGTGCAGACGCTGGAGGGCAACCCGGCCCTGATCCATGGCGGTCCGTTCGCCAACATCGCCCATGGCTGCAACTCGGTGATCGCCACCCGCACCGGCCTGCGGCTGGCCGACTACACCGTCACCGAGGCCGGCTTCGGCGCCGATCTCGGCGCGGAGAAGTTCATCGACATCAAGTGCCGCCAGACCGGCCTCAAGCCCTCGGCGGTGGTGATCGTCGCCACGATCCGCGCCCTCAAGATGCATGGCGGCGTCAACAAGAAGGATCTCCAGGCTGAGAACCTCGCCGCGCTGGAGAAGGGCTTCGCCAACCTCGAGCGCCACGTGAACAACGTCCGCAGCTTCGGCCTGCCGGTGGTGGTGGGCGTGAACCACTTCTTCCAGGACACCGACGCCGAGCATGCCCGGTTGAAGGAGCTCTGCCGCGACCGGCTCCAGGTCGAGGCGATCACCTGCAAGCACTGGGCGGAGGGCGGCGCGGGCGCCGAGGCGCTGGCGCAGGCCGTGGTGAAGCTCGCCGAGGGCGAGCAGAAGCCGCTGACCTTCGCCTACGAGACCGAGACGAAGATCACCGACAAGATCAAGGCGATCGCGACCAAGCTCTACGGTGCGGCCGACATCCAGATCGAGTCGAAGGCCGCCACCAAACTCGCCGGCTTCGAGAAGGACGGCTACGGCAAATTGCCGGTCTGCATGGCCAAGACGCAGTACTCGTTCTCGACCGACCCGACCCTGATGGGCGCGCCCTCGGGCCACCTCGTCTCGGTGCGCGACGTGCGCCTCTCGGCGGGCGCCGGCTTCGTCGTGGTGATCTGCGGTGAGATCATGACCATGCCGGGCCTGCCCAAGGTGCCGGCGGCGGACAGCATCCGCCTCGACGCCAACGGTCAGATCGACGGGCTGTTCTAG
- a CDS encoding glyoxylate reductase (Evidence 2b : Function from indirect experimental evidences (e.g. phenotypes); PubMedId : 11532010; Product type e : enzyme): MSSLKRKPLVVVTRRLPDAVETRMRELFDTRLNHDDAPLSQEALSAAIREADVLVPTVTDEIGAGLLAQAGPNLRLIANFGNGVDHIDVAGALERGITVTNTPGVLTEDTADMTMALILAVARRLAEGARIIPDDDWTTGWSPTWMLGRRITGKRLGIVGMGRIGQALARRAKAFGLSIHYHNRRRVPSHIEESLDATYWESLDQMLARVDIVSVNCPHTPATYHLLSARRLKLLKPEAIVVNTARGEVIDENALARLIEGGEISAAGLDVFEQEPAVSPRLVRLARTGKVVLLPHMGSATHESRTDMGEKVIINIKTFMDGHRPPDRILPSML; the protein is encoded by the coding sequence ATGTCGTCGTTGAAGCGCAAGCCGCTGGTGGTCGTCACGCGGCGTCTGCCGGACGCCGTCGAGACGCGCATGCGCGAATTGTTCGATACCCGCCTCAACCACGATGATGCGCCGCTCTCGCAGGAGGCGCTCTCGGCCGCGATTCGCGAAGCCGACGTGCTCGTGCCCACCGTGACCGACGAGATCGGGGCCGGATTGCTCGCGCAGGCGGGGCCGAACCTGCGGCTCATCGCCAATTTCGGCAACGGCGTCGATCACATCGACGTCGCCGGAGCGCTGGAGCGCGGCATCACGGTCACCAACACGCCCGGCGTGCTGACCGAGGACACCGCCGACATGACCATGGCGCTGATCCTGGCGGTCGCCCGCCGTCTCGCGGAAGGTGCGCGCATCATCCCCGACGACGATTGGACCACGGGATGGTCGCCGACCTGGATGCTCGGCCGCCGCATCACGGGCAAGCGCCTCGGCATCGTCGGCATGGGCCGCATCGGCCAGGCGCTCGCCCGCCGCGCCAAGGCTTTCGGTCTGTCGATCCACTACCACAACCGCCGCCGCGTGCCCTCGCATATCGAGGAATCGCTCGATGCGACCTACTGGGAATCCCTCGACCAGATGCTGGCCCGGGTCGATATCGTCTCGGTCAACTGCCCGCACACGCCCGCGACCTATCACCTGCTCTCGGCCCGCCGCCTGAAGCTGCTCAAGCCCGAGGCGATCGTCGTCAACACCGCCCGCGGCGAGGTGATCGACGAGAACGCGCTCGCGCGCCTGATCGAGGGGGGCGAGATCTCGGCCGCCGGCCTCGACGTGTTCGAGCAGGAGCCGGCGGTGAGCCCGCGTCTCGTGCGGCTCGCCCGCACCGGCAAGGTCGTGCTGCTGCCGCATATGGGCTCGGCGACGCATGAGAGCCGCACCGACATGGGCGAGAAGGTCATCATCAACATCAAGACCTTCATGGATGGCCACCGTCCGCCGGACCGGATCCTTCCGAGCATGCTCTGA
- a CDS encoding putative metal-binding protein (Evidence 3 : Putative function from multiple computational evidences; PubMedId : 12644235; Product type c : carrier), protein MDQSPIELTMRVDGMTCEGCAEAVRRTIRRLDPQADVSVDVGLGRVSATTVAQSLDVAQALAQAGYTATAMTG, encoded by the coding sequence ATGGACCAGAGCCCGATCGAACTGACGATGCGCGTGGACGGAATGACCTGCGAGGGATGCGCCGAGGCGGTGCGCCGCACGATCCGCCGCCTCGACCCGCAGGCGGACGTCTCGGTCGATGTCGGCCTGGGCCGCGTCTCCGCGACGACCGTCGCGCAAAGTCTCGACGTGGCTCAAGCGCTGGCCCAGGCCGGTTACACCGCCACCGCGATGACCGGTTGA
- the ribF gene encoding riboflavin biosynthesis protein RibF (Evidence 2b : Function from indirect experimental evidences (e.g. phenotypes); PubMedId : 2985604, 9743119, 10518757; Product type e : enzyme) produces MPSGDENAVPPAGTGLRPSSRPFTVCREDDPVPPALAGAVAALGNFDGVHRGHRTLIEAVRAEAGSHPAAVLTFEPHPRAFFAPDQPMFRLTGPSAKEIVFARLGLDGLIVRRFDERLAGTSARDFVEGWLRDGLGLSGVVIGHDFHFGRGREGSPGTLAELCAEAGLSCRIVPAVSADPGDAPISSSAIRAALASGDVARANDLLGYRWFVLAQVRHGDKRGRTLGYPTANLALESCGLAHGIYVVRVRLADGSLHDGVASYGRRPTFDDGAPLLEVHLFDFRGDLYGQEVAVELLAYLRGEEKFSSAEALIAQMDVDSAWAKAAIRTDRVPSMLG; encoded by the coding sequence ATGCCCTCAGGCGATGAGAACGCCGTGCCGCCCGCCGGGACCGGCCTCCGCCCCTCTTCGAGACCCTTCACGGTCTGCCGCGAGGACGACCCGGTGCCTCCCGCGCTGGCGGGTGCCGTCGCCGCGCTCGGGAACTTCGATGGCGTCCATCGCGGCCACCGCACGCTGATCGAGGCGGTGCGCGCCGAGGCCGGGTCACACCCTGCCGCCGTGCTGACCTTCGAGCCGCATCCGCGCGCCTTCTTCGCACCCGATCAGCCGATGTTCCGTCTCACCGGCCCCAGCGCCAAGGAGATCGTGTTCGCGCGCCTCGGTCTCGACGGCCTGATCGTGCGCCGGTTCGATGAGCGGCTTGCCGGCACCAGCGCCCGGGATTTCGTGGAGGGCTGGCTGCGTGACGGGCTCGGTTTGTCCGGCGTCGTGATCGGCCACGATTTCCATTTCGGCCGCGGACGCGAGGGCTCGCCGGGGACGCTCGCCGAGCTGTGCGCTGAGGCCGGCCTGTCCTGCCGCATCGTCCCCGCGGTCTCGGCCGATCCCGGCGACGCACCGATCTCGTCGAGCGCGATCCGCGCTGCTCTCGCATCCGGCGACGTGGCGCGGGCCAACGACCTTCTCGGCTATCGCTGGTTCGTGCTGGCCCAGGTGCGCCACGGCGACAAGCGCGGACGCACCCTGGGCTACCCCACGGCCAACCTCGCCCTCGAATCCTGCGGGCTCGCCCATGGCATCTACGTGGTGCGGGTGCGCCTGGCCGACGGCAGCCTGCACGACGGCGTGGCGAGCTACGGCCGTCGCCCGACCTTCGACGACGGCGCGCCGCTCCTCGAGGTGCACCTGTTCGACTTCAGGGGCGATCTCTACGGGCAGGAGGTCGCCGTCGAGTTGCTGGCTTATCTGCGTGGCGAGGAGAAGTTTTCGAGCGCCGAGGCGCTGATCGCGCAGATGGATGTCGACTCGGCCTGGGCCAAGGCGGCTATCCGCACGGATCGCGTGCCGTCGATGCTGGGCTAA
- a CDS encoding conserved protein of unknown function; putative CheZ-like phosphatase (Evidence 4 : Unknown function but conserved in other organisms) — translation MKMMATARDGRSQNSHPSAMVKELLDIADYIASLRDAIAILRANELTRDRLPMVHEELSEVVAATAGATNSIMSTAEAVLALRDGPGYRDAVEAKIYDIFEACTFQDITGQRIAKVAEAMSQLEGRLARFTAAVKARDAAGIDETEADRRKRNESLLLNGPQMGGPATAQDAIDALFA, via the coding sequence ATGAAAATGATGGCAACGGCACGCGACGGCCGGTCGCAGAACTCCCACCCGTCGGCGATGGTGAAGGAACTTCTCGACATCGCGGACTACATCGCCAGTCTGCGGGACGCGATCGCGATCCTGCGGGCCAACGAGCTGACGCGTGACCGTCTGCCGATGGTCCACGAGGAGCTGAGCGAGGTGGTGGCGGCGACGGCCGGCGCGACCAATTCGATCATGAGCACCGCGGAAGCCGTGCTCGCCCTGCGCGATGGGCCGGGCTACCGGGACGCGGTCGAGGCCAAGATCTACGACATCTTCGAGGCCTGCACCTTCCAGGACATCACCGGCCAGCGCATCGCCAAGGTGGCGGAGGCGATGAGCCAGCTCGAAGGACGGCTCGCCCGCTTCACCGCCGCCGTGAAAGCCCGCGACGCGGCCGGCATCGATGAGACCGAAGCCGACCGGCGCAAGCGCAACGAGTCGCTCCTGCTCAACGGGCCACAGATGGGCGGTCCCGCGACAGCGCAGGATGCCATCGACGCCCTGTTCGCCTGA
- a CDS encoding conserved protein of unknown function (Evidence 4 : Unknown function but conserved in other organisms), translating into MRELSPEFGQPDRDLGDAGLGLRGKASAGPAEAAAVAVEHAALLRAQLFRIGIDGREPGPELWIQGDGARMPRELRRDCPLDRLKLGAGDAAGQVEEHVGHAVERGARALHRRDRVGEARRRLVPGNCRDLGFVPLQGVREGRNVMLEPDRLEIRQTERRRPVRHVERVGLHAATAGLRTLGEVACGVGGHGQNLRGASDSEASSIGLWAEPRKATAARARFFHVFAGRVRRVLAGNGRAADEGGDGARPGERDTHGMKPSTLASLLACLLAAGLALPDPAWSDPAKPPPATVPLPPPQPPARPDDLVPPAPQVTPLPPERPSELATGPDKGAVAKPDEPPKETKNPNDTKDAPAALPEAPLPPARPPELSGESALALKVSAPDDTACLRRLERLGARFEAASPLGNGQCSAPHPLTVTALADGVTLEPAATLNCRAAEALARWTTEVQVAAQKEFGESLKSLALGGTYVCRGQNHDTDAKLSEHSFANAVDVMAYGFTKRASLKVTAAPDGTPEAAFLASARTGACTFFRTVLGPGSDAAHGNHLHLDMRERNAGHRLCQ; encoded by the coding sequence TTGAGAGAACTGAGTCCCGAGTTCGGCCAGCCGGACCGCGATCTCGGCGATGCGGGTCTTGGCCTCCGGGGCAAGGCCAGCGCCGGCCCGGCGGAAGCGGCTGCGGTAGCGGTCGAGCACGCGGCGCTCCTCCGCGCCCAACTCTTCCGCATCGGCATCGATGGCCGAGAGCCGGGCCCAGAGCTCTGGATTCAGGGTGATGGCGCTCGAATGCCGCGCGAGCTGCGGCGCGACTGCCCGCTCGATCGCCTGAAGCTCGGGGCTGGTGATGCTGCCGGTCAGGTTGAAGAACACGTTGGCCACGCGGTCGAGCGCGGCGCCCGCGCGCTCCATCGCCGCGACCGTGTTGGCGAAGCTCGGCGCCGCCTCGTTCCCGGCAATTGCCGCGATCTCGGCTTCGTGCCCCTTCAGGGCGTGCGCGAAGGCCGGAACGTAATGCTCGAGCCGGATCGCCTCGAAATCCGGCAGACCGAACGGCGTCGCCCAGTCCGACACGTCGAACGGGTTGGCTTGCACGCCGCCACGGCCGGGCTCCGTACCCTCGGGGAGGTCGCGTGCGGTGTCGGCGGTCATGGGCAAAACCTTCGGGGCGCGTCGGACAGTGAAGCGTCGAGCATAGGTTTGTGGGCCGAGCCGCGCAAAGCGACAGCTGCCCGCGCCCGGTTCTTTCACGTTTTCGCCGGCCGTGTCCGCCGCGTCCTTGCCGGGAACGGCCGCGCGGCGGATGAGGGGGGCGACGGTGCGCGGCCGGGCGAGCGGGACACACACGGCATGAAGCCTTCCACCCTCGCTTCCCTTCTCGCGTGCCTCCTCGCTGCCGGGCTCGCCCTTCCGGACCCGGCATGGTCCGATCCGGCCAAGCCGCCGCCCGCCACGGTGCCGCTGCCGCCGCCTCAGCCGCCGGCGCGCCCGGACGACCTCGTGCCGCCCGCCCCGCAGGTGACGCCGCTGCCGCCCGAGCGTCCGTCGGAACTGGCCACCGGCCCCGACAAGGGCGCCGTGGCCAAGCCTGACGAGCCGCCTAAGGAAACGAAGAACCCGAACGACACCAAGGACGCGCCCGCCGCCCTGCCGGAGGCACCGCTGCCACCCGCTCGGCCGCCGGAGCTGTCGGGCGAGTCGGCGCTCGCCCTCAAGGTCTCGGCGCCCGACGATACCGCCTGCCTGCGCCGGCTGGAGCGGCTCGGCGCGCGCTTCGAGGCGGCGTCGCCGCTCGGCAACGGCCAATGCAGCGCGCCGCATCCTCTCACCGTCACCGCGCTTGCCGACGGCGTCACGCTGGAGCCGGCGGCTACCCTGAACTGCCGGGCTGCGGAGGCGCTGGCCCGCTGGACGACGGAGGTTCAGGTCGCGGCGCAAAAGGAGTTCGGCGAGAGCCTGAAGAGCCTCGCGCTCGGCGGCACCTATGTCTGCCGCGGGCAGAACCACGACACCGACGCCAAACTCAGCGAGCACAGCTTCGCCAACGCCGTCGACGTGATGGCCTACGGCTTCACCAAGCGCGCGAGCCTCAAGGTGACGGCGGCGCCGGACGGCACGCCGGAGGCGGCTTTCCTGGCCTCGGCGCGCACGGGCGCCTGCACCTTCTTCCGCACGGTGCTGGGGCCGGGCAGCGACGCCGCGCACGGCAACCACCTGCATCTCGACATGCGCGAGCGTAATGCCGGGCACCGCCTCTGCCAGTAG
- a CDS encoding putative response regulator receiver, two-component response regulator (Evidence 3 : Putative function from multiple computational evidences; Product type r : regulator) → MALDLSMPILVVDDYQTMVRIIRNLLKQLGFEDVDDASDGTAALARLKGRKYGLVISDWNMEPMTGYELLRHVRADEGLRTTPFIMVTAESKTENVIAAKKAGVNNYIVKPFNAATLKSKIEAVCGA, encoded by the coding sequence ATGGCCCTCGACCTCAGCATGCCTATCCTGGTGGTCGACGACTACCAGACCATGGTGCGTATCATCCGCAACCTCCTCAAGCAGCTTGGCTTCGAGGACGTGGATGATGCCTCCGACGGCACCGCCGCACTGGCGCGCCTGAAGGGCCGCAAGTACGGCCTCGTCATCTCGGATTGGAACATGGAGCCGATGACCGGCTACGAGCTTCTGCGCCATGTCCGCGCCGACGAGGGCCTGCGCACGACGCCGTTCATAATGGTCACCGCCGAGTCGAAGACCGAGAACGTCATCGCCGCCAAGAAGGCCGGCGTGAACAACTACATCGTCAAGCCCTTCAATGCCGCCACCCTCAAGTCGAAGATCGAGGCGGTCTGCGGCGCCTGA
- a CDS encoding protein of unknown function (Evidence 5 : Unknown function), whose amino-acid sequence MANSDLLPDRASGDALDRARAQGQMHHSIATTLLVIAAARAERAAPPVHAARQRLAKIYGASRLRKRMERDAARG is encoded by the coding sequence ATGGCGAACTCCGATCTGCTGCCCGATCGCGCATCCGGCGATGCCCTCGACCGCGCCCGCGCGCAGGGGCAGATGCACCATTCCATCGCGACGACGCTTCTCGTGATCGCGGCCGCCCGCGCCGAGCGCGCGGCGCCTCCGGTCCATGCGGCGCGCCAGCGTCTGGCGAAAATCTACGGAGCCTCCCGGCTGCGCAAGCGGATGGAGCGCGACGCCGCGCGGGGCTGA